From a region of the Archocentrus centrarchus isolate MPI-CPG fArcCen1 chromosome 18, fArcCen1, whole genome shotgun sequence genome:
- the LOC115797423 gene encoding tripartite motif-containing protein 16-like: MAQKGVQLDQETFSCSICLDLLKDPVTIPCGHSYCMNCIKHFWDREEEKQKLYSCPQCRQTFIPRPVLVKSTMLAVLVEELKKTGLQAAPADHCYAGPEDVVCGVCTGRKLKAIKSCLSCLASYCEKHLQPHYDAAPLKKHKLVAPSKKLQENICSRHDEVMKIFCHTDQQSICYLCTMDEHKGHETVPAAAERTEKQKELEVRRLNIQQRIQDLEKDVKLLQQEVEAINGSADKAVEDSEKMLTELIRLIQKRSSDVKQQVRSQQETEVSRVKELQEKLEQEIAELKRKDAELEQLSHTEDHNQFLHNYPSLSALSESTHSSSINIGPLRYFEDVTAAVSETREKLQDILREEWINISLTVTEEDVLLSPSEPKTRAGFLKYSREITLDPNTAHRYLLLSEGNREVTLMEQQQSYSDHPDRFIEWYQVLSRESLTGCCYWEVEWRGEGVYVAVAYKNISRAGSSDDCLFGLNGKSWSLFCDKNRHLFLYNQVRIPLSGPRSSRVGVYLDHRAGILSFYSVSETMTLLHRVQTTFTQPLYAGLYLLDYKDTAELSKLN, from the coding sequence ATGGCGCAGAAAGGAGTTCAGCTGGACCAAGAAACCTTCTCTTGTTCCatctgtttggatctactgaaggatcCTGTCACTATTCCCTGTGGACACAGTtactgcatgaactgtattaaacatttttgggaccgagaggaggagaagcagaaaCTCTACAGCTGCCCTCAGTGTAGGCAAACATTCATTCCAAGGCCTGTCCTGGTGAAAAGCACTATGTTAGCAGTTTtagtggaggagctgaagaagactggactccaagctgctccagctgatcactgctatgctggacctgaagatgtgGTCTGTGGTGTCTGcactgggaggaagctgaaagccATCAAGTCCTGTTTATCTTGTCTGGCCTCTTACTGTGAGAAACACCTCCAACCTCACTATGATGCAGCtccattaaagaaacacaagctggtggccccctccaagaagctccaggagaacatctgctctcgtcatgatgaggtgatgaagattttctgtcatactgatcagcagagtatctgttatctctgcacaatggatgaacataaaggccatgaaacagtcccagctgcagcagaaaggactgagaagcagaaggagctcgaggtgagacgactaaacatccagcagagaatccaggacctagagaaagatgtgaagctgcttcaacaggaggtggaggccatcaatGGCTCCGCTGATAAAGCAGTGGAGGACAGTGAGAAGATGTTGACTGAGCTGATCCGtctgatccagaaaagaagctctgatgtgaagcagcaggtcagatcccagcaggaaactgaagtgagtcgagtcaaagagcttcaggagaagctggagcaggagatcgctgagctgaagaggaaagacgccgagctggagcagctctcacacacagaggatcacaaccagtttctacacaactacccctcactgtcagcactcagtgagtctacacactcatccagcatcaatattggtcctctgaggtactttgaggatgtgacagcagctgtgtcagagaccagagagaaactacaggacatcctgagagaggaatggataaacatctcactgacagtcactgaagaggatgttttactgtcaccatcagagccaaagaccagagctggattcttaaaatattcacgtgaaatcacactggatccaaacacagcacacagataTCTGTTATTATCTGAGGGAAACAGAGAAGTAACATTAATGGAACAACAACAGTCTTattctgatcatccagacagattcatTGAATGGTATCAGGTCCTGAgtagagagagtctgactggatgttgttactgggaggtggagtggagaggggAAGGAGTTTATGTAGCAGTCGCATACAAGAatatcagcagagcagggagcTCAGATGATTGTTTATTTGGATTAAATGGAAAATCTTGGTCATTATTTTGCgataaaaacagacatttatttttgtacaaCCAAGTCCGAATTCCCCTCTCAGGTCCTCGGTcctccagagtaggagtgtacctggatcacagagcaggtattctgtctttctacagcgtctctgaaaccatgactctcctccacagagtccagaccacattcactcagccaCTCTATGCTGGACTTTATCTTCTAGACTACAAAGACACTGCAGAGCTGAgtaaactgaattaa
- the LOC115797425 gene encoding tripartite motif-containing protein 16-like: MAQKGVQLDQDTISCSICLDLLKDPVTIPCGHSYCMNCIKTHFDGEDGKGIHSCPQCRKIFTPRPVLVKNIILAALVEQLKKTELQAAPADHCYAQLEYVACDICTGRKMKAIKSCVVCLISYCEKHIRRHYGSPAFNEHKLINPYSMKTELKVRRLNIQQRIQDREKDVKLFQQEVEAINGSADKAVEDSEKMLTELIRLIQKRSSDVKQQVRSQQVTEVSRVKELQEKLEQEIAELKRKDAELEQLSHTEDHNQFLHNYPSLSALSESTHSSSINIRPLRYFEDVTAAVSETTDKLQDILREEWTNISLTVTEVDVLLSPPEPKTRAGFLKYSHEITLDPNTAHTQLLLSEGNRKVSLMEQQQSYSDHPDRFTGCYQVLSRESLTGRCYWEVVWRGRGVCVALTYKDISRDGESYECVFGRNDKSWSLCCDTNSCAFYFNKVRTLLSGSQSSRVGVYLDHGAGGRGLQHKSSASAAAAPQAKPCLETERPDGPVQPTQSESPEGPAQSKQPEIEPVNPAESSRGCRHRLRVPAKSPKGVPHSRQHQLPAMTTESPRPRHRQAVLLHLRPWPRDCPPGRLRRWPHGRPPEIPHHHHWDHGWPPILPHR; encoded by the exons atggcACAGAAAGGAGTTCAGCTGGACCAAGACACAATTTCTTGCTCAatctgtttggatctactgaaggatccggtgactattccctgtggacacagctactgcatgaactgtattaaaacACACTTTGATGGAGAGGACGGGAAGGGAatccacagctgccctcagtgTAGGAAGATTTTCACACCGAGGCCTGTCCTGGTGAAAAACATCATATTAGCAGCTTTAgtggagcagctgaagaagactgaactccaagctgctccagctgatcactgctatgctCAACTTGAATACGTGGCCTGTGATATTTGCACTGGGCGGAAGATGAAAGCCATCAAGTCCTGTGTGGTCTGTTTAATTTCTTACTGTGAGAAACACATTCGACGTCACTATGGATCTCCTGCCTTTAATGAGCACAAGCTGATCAACCCCTACTCAATGAAGACGGAGCTCAAGGTGAGAcgactaaacatccagcagagaatccaggaccgagagaaagatgtgaagctgtttcaacaggaggtggaggccatcaatGGCTCCGCTGATAAAGCAGTGGAGGACAGTGAGAAGATGTTGACTGAGCTGATCCGtctgatccagaaaagaagctctgatgtgaagcagcaggtcagatcccagcaggtaactgaagtgagtcgagtcaaagagcttcaggagaagctggagcaggagatcgctgagctgaagaggaaagacgccgagctggagcagctctcacacacagaggatcacaaccagtttctacacaactacccctcactgtcagcactcagtgagtctacacactcatccagcatcaatattCGTCCTCTGAGgtactttgaggatgtgacagcagctgtgtcagagaccACAGATAAActacaggacatcctgagagaggaatggacaaacatctcactgacagtcactgaagtggatgttttactgtcaccaccagagccaaagaccagagctggattcttaaaatattcacatgaaatcacactggatccaaacacagcacacacacagctgttattATCTGAGGGGAACAGAAAAGTAAGTTTAATGGAACAACAACAGTCTTattctgatcatccagacagattcactGGATGTTATCAGGTCCTGAgtagagagagtctgactggacgttgttactgggaggtggtgtggagagggagaggagtttGTGTTGCACTCACATATAAGGATATCAGCAGAGATGGGGAGTCATATGAATGTGTATTTGGCCGAAATGACAAATCTTGGTCATTATGTTGTGACACAAACAGTTGTGCATTTTACTTCAACAAAGTCCGAACTCTCCTTTCAGGTTCTCAGTcctccagagtaggagtgtacctggatcacggagcag GTGGGCGTGGCCTTCAGCACAAGTCTTCagcatcagctgcagcagctcctcaggCCAAGCCATGTCTGGAAACTGAGCGTCCTGACGGTCCAGTTCAGCCCACTCAGTCCGAGTCGccggagggtcccgctcagtccaagCAGCCAGAGATCGAGCCTGTGAATCCTGCTGAGTCGTCCAGGGGTTGTCGACATCGCCTGAGGGTCCCTGCCAAGTCTCCCAAGGGTGTCCCTCACAGTCGTCAACACCAACTACCTGCCATGACAACTGAGAGTCCTCGCCCCCGGCACCGACAAGCAGTCCTCCTCCATCTTCGCCCCTGGCCACGCGATTGTCCCCCTGGGCGCCTTCGCCGCTGGCCACATGGCCGTCCTCCAGAGATCCCCCATCACCACCACTGGGACCACGGCTGGCCTCCTATTTTGCCTCATCGCTGA